The following DNA comes from Hordeum vulgare subsp. vulgare chromosome 3H, MorexV3_pseudomolecules_assembly, whole genome shotgun sequence.
ATAAATAGAGGGAGAAAGGGCAGAAATGCTGCAACTTTTACGCGACACGAAATCTTCAGTGTCTAGCTCATTGTCTTCCTCTGTTTCGGCTGACAGTTTTTGCGTCCCGGCGGTAGCTTTGGAACCTGAAACCACACTGGAGCGTGATCTAGTACAACATTCTCTGGTCTTGTGTGTCCATGAGAACGCCGTAGCCTCAGACCCTGCCTCTGTAACTCGTTGGTTTTCTGAAAGCTATGTGGAAATATCTATGTAGTGTAACTCAAGGTTTTCTGTAATAAGGGCCTATGTAGCAGCAAAGAAATGCATCACATGCAATTCGAgcatttcatttcttcaacttGCTCTGAAAATGATGGTTTTCTAAAGGAAATAATTAAGAAAATAGTGGTTACAGAAGTATTGGTATCTACTGGTAATGTAATCCGAGAATAGCGCTTCCTGATCGAAACCTCACGCGCACGCATACGCGGTTGCACTGGACTCGGGAGTCAAGACACCAGGTTCAGCGCCTGGTTCACCCGCGTCCTCCACACCAGTGCAGAGGATCCGTTGTGCTTGAGGAAGCCGGAGTACCAGCGAGCAGAGAGCCTGGCTTGCCGCGGTAGCCTCTCATCGGCGAAGTCGACCTGGTACAGCCCGTACCTCGACTGGTACCCGGCCAGGAGCTCAAACAGGTCCAGGAATGCCCAGGCGAAGTAGCCTCTCACGTCGGCTCCATTCCTGCACAACAAGAGAGCAGATACACAGAACAGTAAGCTGGAAATGTTTTGAACTTCCGAATTGCAGTTGCTTTTGGAGTGCATGAATGAACTGGGCGAGCTGCTTTGTTGCACTACTGTTTTGAAACTAAATGCTGAAGAAACTGCATGTGCTTGGTTGGTCTCGAAGCACCTCATCGCCTTCAGTGTGCTCTCCATGTAGCTGCTCAGGTAGCCGATCCTGTCGGTGTCATCCAGACTGTCATCGGCAGATCCGATACCTGAAACAAACCCCACGATTGAAAATGCAGCTTTGTTTGTTGACGGAGAATTGCTTCTGGCTGGGAATTCTACTTGCCATTCTCTTGGACATAGATGGGAAGGTTCCCGTAGGTTTCTTTTAGGTACTCCAGTGCAAGCTGCAACCCTTTGGGATCACTTGGAACATTTGTTGGGGGACCCTGCAGACCATCAAAGACTATCTCAGTTATCGTCAAGTTTATGATATCCGTTTTGTATGCGAGTTTTTCTTGTCCAAACTCTTGATTCAATTCGGAGCATATAATCCAATGGATGAGCAGTGCATGGTCCAAAGAACCCGAGTTAGCAACTTCTTTGCACATTGTTGACATAAACTTTTACCTGACCAGCTGGCGGGTCGGTCCTAGAACCTGCATCATACAAAGGAACCACTTGTTAGAACGGTACACAACTCTTGGCTTGCCGTTGTGTGCTTGTATGTACAATACCGCAGCTATGAGTTccaaaaaaaagaatcaaattgcaCATCCACATGGCTCACAACTATGAGTTCCTAGTATCACTGCCCGAAAAAGATACTTACGCCTTAAATCAACTGACATGTCTGCAGTGTAGTCTCGAACACCTGTATCTAGAGGGTGATCATTCACGTAGACAGAAAAGTAGTGATTTATTCCAATAAAATCTAAAGAACCCTTGATAAGTTCAGATTGAGCTTTTGTGAAGGGTGGAAGACGAGAGCCGGCATTCTTCTTCATTACTTGTGGGTAGTCCCCAAACACCAATGGCTCTAGTATCCTGTCAGTACCGCACTTAAGATCTCAACAATGCACGGATTATGTAGGTTAAGTGCTTCCAGTGACAAAAATGGAGTTAAAAAAATCATACCAGCCATACAAGAAATCTTTACATCTCTGAGTTGCTTCTAGATCCACGGTGGCATTTGTCAGTGGATAACTCCAGTAGGAGTATATATTTATGCCAACAATTCCTTTTTGCTTGTGCTGCATCCAAAAggttccttcttattttttatgaGTCTATGCCTCCGAAAATTTTGCATCGTAACAGGGAAGCAACGGAGAATGGAATACTTATTTTAGCAAAAGAAAAGGCAGGAGCACTGCCACTCCATTGGTGGAATAAGAGTCTATACACACCCCTATTTTGAATGTAATAAGGCCAGAACCTAAACAATATAAACCGACTATTTCCCCATGATATACTGCTGTCAAAGAGGAATTAAAATATGATTAATGTGTACATGACTGcaaatgatgccactgttgagaaaAGCCTAAGATTGCTTAGTgtcgcacttttcgaagaaactaaGTAGcaccaaaaatattttgagtaGAAGACTATTTTACTTACTTGATACTTTTCTCTGTACAGGCTGAAAACCGACGCGTGCGCCATAAGGGTATTATTAGCAGCTATATATGGTTCGATGCTAGAATTCCCAGCAGTGCACTTTGTTGCTCCAAATGGATCTGAGCAACGGCCAGGAGGGAACAGGGCATTGCCATAAGAGCCAAGTACACCGATGTTGGCCTCATCCATAGTCGTCCAGGATGCAACCCTATCGCCGAATTCCCTGAAGCAAACATCTGCATATGCTGTGAAATCTTCACTGCATTTTTTGAATAAAGAAATATGAATATGGCAAAAATATTATGTCATAAGTATGTCAATGATAATATAAAATTACCACTGGATTCTCCAAAGAAAGAATTCCTGCTACAGTGGAGTTGTTTATTTTATAGTGAAATATGAACTTACACAATTCTGGGGCTTAACCATCCACCATACTGGTCTTCGAGAATTTGGGGGAGATCTACATGGTGAAGTGTGATATGTACTTGAATTCCTGGATACAAATCACAGGACGGGTAGGTTCGAATGATCAATGCCTTCAGGTTTTATTCCGTATGCTTGTTGAAATGAAAAGTCATTTACGTCGATTATACAAATTATGAAGCTAACAATTGACTGCAGTTATATATTTTCAAGGTCTTGAAAATATAACTACCATGATTCACTAGTTCATCAATGAGGTTATTGTAGTACTCTAACCCTTTGGGATTGACAGCTCCGCGTCCATCTGCAAACCCAAAATTTCAGAAACAGTAAGATAAATTAGAAAACTAAAGTGGATGGTTGTGGTAGAACTTATGAGGAATTATGTACTTGGAATGAGCCTTgaccaggagatggagaacctataGGCCTCTAGGCCTGTCTCAGACATGAGCTTGACATCCTCCTGCAACATCAGATAAGCCTGATTTATTTGAGAACTATATTAAAGCAGAGAAACGGTCAAGATTTTGCAGTCCCTCTTATTATTCACCATGTATTTGTGGTACCCATCTGCAGCAACATCTCCCGTGCTTTTGTCTGGCATACTGCCTGCAAGACCAAACCAAACTGTAAAAATTGACCTAACTGCGTCAAATTCTGGTCTTGGCTATTGCAAATCCCAACTTTTCATGTTCAGCTACTCTAAATTTAGTGATGGTAAGCAACGGAGATGCTCCATAAAACTGTTCTGCCAAGAAAGAACTGGTTTTAAATATTTATACTCAATGCTCAAGGTTCTATTTCTTAGGCATTTGAAATAAAAACATAGAAAATGCCCACAGATAATATGCACACATGCTAAAACAAAATGTAGTTGCAGCACTGGGAAACTAGAGTTATACTTATTTCACAAACAAGTACTCCTTCTGCAAATCAGTATAAGACGTTTTAGAGACCTGACACAAGGCTCTAAAATATCTTATACTTGCTTATTTACAGAGGCGGTAGCAACCAACCTGCGTGAGTGAAAATGTCCCAACTGCTTGGGCTCCTGCCATCCTCGGCAACAGCACCCTCATACTGCAAGCAGAAGAGAAATGAAGATTCGTTAAATTTACGACGGCACCGGATGGACTAAACACGCCCAGCTTACTTGATATGCCGAGGTTCCAGCTCCAAAGACGAATTCCCGTGGGAAATCGCTTCTTGTGAAGCCAAGATCAGCCGCCGCTGCATCCTGAACCCGGAGGGACAGCAGGAGGCAGAAGAAGGCAGCAGCACCCAAACTCATGTTATGCCTGTGCCAGCAAGCAACCTCAGGGGACGCAACCTGACCTACTACTGCAATAATGTCTCTTTACAGTCAGACCTCGTGATCCTCGTGGACATGTGCAGCGACAATGCAGCGACGGAAACATTTATCTGGAATGCACATGCATTTCCCTTTCTTCGCACTGTACTGCTCCCTTCAGCATCCCACGAGCCCCGCCACCAATCTGGCCGAATTCGCCACAGATCTGATTAAGACAAGGCACGCTCATTTGGAAAACTAATGCCCTGCGAAGCACAGGAATGGCAGGAAAAAAATGACGAGGCCGCACAGTTGGGCCGTGTGCCGAAAAACAACGAGCGGGGCGGATGGTGGGCATCAGCAGTTCGCTCTGAAGGAATCTCGGAAACAATCGGTGGAAGATGACTGGCTAGATGGAAATCTGCAGCCGGCTGGCCGGCAGGGGAACGGAGAGCTTGGCGGCGGCGCCGAGATTGAGCCCACGGTTTAACAGAGGAATGGAGGTCCCCAagtagagaggaagaagaaatggtTAAGAGCAACTCGAACGGGCCGACCAAAAAGAAGGCGATTTTATCCGCCTTTTTATCCGTTTAAGTCGGTCAGCCGTTTTCACGTTTGGTCAACGCATGCATCCAACGCTGACTCGATCCATTTTAACGGTGTGAGAAAAATGTATGAATACTTAAAATAAAAAACaacattaattaaacattaaagtCGACCACGAAGGCTGGCGAGAGTCCACGCGTCTACATTTGCATTCAAGAGTATTAAAAATAAACTAAACTACGAGGCGGCGCGTTGTCCTaggcgtcgtcatcgtcgtccttgggGTCCGTGAGGTCGATGAGCGTCAGCGCAGGGCCGGCCCAGGGGAACGCCGTGTTTCAGAGGGCGTTCATGTCGAGCTCGACGCCGCGCTCGAGCATCTCAAGGTACTCACTGTGGCGACGCTCCTTGACCAGTCGTCGCTGGCGCCAATGTTCGAGGTACGCCGTCTCCTGCGTCGGCGTCGCCCCAACCCAGACCGGTGGCGTGCTGACCCACTCGCGCACTACTCCCGTCCAGGAGTAGCGCTCGATGGGTGACGGCTCCGGCTCGGCTTTGACAGGGGACGGCGGGGTCACCGGCGGCAGGACACAGTCACCCGCCGCGGAGAGGGCCATGGCTTGCGCTATGGCTGCTTCGTACGCCGCCTCCTCTTGCTCGACGGCCGCCGCCTTGCACCGCTCATCCCCATCTGGCACGcctggggtggctagggtttgccgGCGACTAGGGAGCGAGTGTGGCTAGATGGGGACGAGGGCTGGGTGGAAGCGGATGAGGACGACCCCGCCGCATGGTCGGCTTAAAAAAGGACGACCTCCGGcgctgacgcgtgggcccgagGTCATAAATTAAGCTGACCAGGTAGGCCGCGGGCAGTTGGTCGACCGCCAGGTGGGGACGCGGCGGACACCCAGAAGGCGCGCGTGGCGTCCGTCtcgcgtccgcgccgacgcatttgGGGTGCAAATTTGGACCGCAAAATGTATCGGCACAGACGCGAAGTGGACTCGATTTGggtttgggtcggcgcgttgggcctCCTTTTTTGTCCGCATCGATCCAAACGAACGACGACGGACGAAATAGGTCGCCCCActggagttgctctaacttgtgcGGAGGAAGAAATCGAGCCCAcggtttcttctttttttccgtTTTCTTCGATTTAT
Coding sequences within:
- the LOC123444677 gene encoding beta-glucosidase 5-like isoform X2; translation: MCIPVVGQVASPEVACWHRHNMSLGAAAFFCLLLSLRVQDAAAADLGFTRSDFPREFVFGAGTSAYQYEGAVAEDGRSPSSWDIFTHAGSMPDKSTGDVAADGYHKYMEDVKLMSETGLEAYRFSISWSRLIPNGRGAVNPKGLEYYNNLIDELVNHGIQVHITLHHVDLPQILEDQYGGWLSPRIVEFGDRVASWTTMDEANIGVLGSYGNALFPPGRCSDPFGATKCTAGNSSIEPYIAANNTLMAHASVFSLYREKYQHKQKGIVGINIYSYWSYPLTNATVDLEATQRCKDFLYGWILEPLVFGDYPQVMKKNAGSRLPPFTKAQSELIKGSLDFIGINHYFSVYVNDHPLDTGVRDYTADMSVDLRRSRTDPPAGQGPPTNVPSDPKGLQLALEYLKETYGNLPIYVQENGIGSADDSLDDTDRIGYLSSYMESTLKAMRNGADVRGYFAWAFLDLFELLAGYQSRYGLYQVDFADERLPRQARLSARWYSGFLKHNGSSALVWRTRVNQALNLVS
- the LOC123444677 gene encoding beta-glucosidase 2-like isoform X1; the protein is MCIPVVGQVASPEVACWHRHNMSLGAAAFFCLLLSLRVQDAAAADLGFTRSDFPREFVFGAGTSAYQYEGAVAEDGRSPSSWDIFTHAGSMPDKSTGDVAADGYHKYMEDVKLMSETGLEAYRFSISWSRLIPNGRGAVNPKGLEYYNNLIDELVNHGIQVHITLHHVDLPQILEDQYGGWLSPRIVEDFTAYADVCFREFGDRVASWTTMDEANIGVLGSYGNALFPPGRCSDPFGATKCTAGNSSIEPYIAANNTLMAHASVFSLYREKYQHKQKGIVGINIYSYWSYPLTNATVDLEATQRCKDFLYGWILEPLVFGDYPQVMKKNAGSRLPPFTKAQSELIKGSLDFIGINHYFSVYVNDHPLDTGVRDYTADMSVDLRRSRTDPPAGQGPPTNVPSDPKGLQLALEYLKETYGNLPIYVQENGIGSADDSLDDTDRIGYLSSYMESTLKAMRNGADVRGYFAWAFLDLFELLAGYQSRYGLYQVDFADERLPRQARLSARWYSGFLKHNGSSALVWRTRVNQALNLVS
- the LOC123444677 gene encoding beta-glucosidase 2-like isoform X3, with the translated sequence MSTRITRHNMSLGAAAFFCLLLSLRVQDAAAADLGFTRSDFPREFVFGAGTSAYQYEGAVAEDGRSPSSWDIFTHAGSMPDKSTGDVAADGYHKYMEDVKLMSETGLEAYRFSISWSRLIPNGRGAVNPKGLEYYNNLIDELVNHGIQVHITLHHVDLPQILEDQYGGWLSPRIVEDFTAYADVCFREFGDRVASWTTMDEANIGVLGSYGNALFPPGRCSDPFGATKCTAGNSSIEPYIAANNTLMAHASVFSLYREKYQHKQKGIVGINIYSYWSYPLTNATVDLEATQRCKDFLYGWILEPLVFGDYPQVMKKNAGSRLPPFTKAQSELIKGSLDFIGINHYFSVYVNDHPLDTGVRDYTADMSVDLRRSRTDPPAGQGPPTNVPSDPKGLQLALEYLKETYGNLPIYVQENGIGSADDSLDDTDRIGYLSSYMESTLKAMRNGADVRGYFAWAFLDLFELLAGYQSRYGLYQVDFADERLPRQARLSARWYSGFLKHNGSSALVWRTRVNQALNLVS